The following are encoded together in the Coregonus clupeaformis isolate EN_2021a chromosome 24, ASM2061545v1, whole genome shotgun sequence genome:
- the LOC121537730 gene encoding uncharacterized protein LOC121537730 isoform X2, translating into MTKMLNILLVFTTLGCALVTWDVDADGESLRMIHSADGVSLIRLVSGDSDCSGRVELLQRNQWGTVCDHGWDLREADVVCQELGCGLAENALRGAAFGKGTGKIWLRHVQCSGHEASLTRCPRVLHSEPTCTHDNDAGVKCSGTLLTPTLSLLSPHTVFSAGETVRFGCTVLLGHHLNGFHLYKRGVATPLVTQRVDSAQTRVELTLSDLETTHQGSYSCLYRIKGSSPSSPLSSPPSNSINITVVELHTPQHWYNTSIEAPTGSVIKGHSFTITCSTEQQYPGGSFQLRLIRSNGTVRQSLPALTPSVTFTFSNAQRSNEGYYYCLYRVQLGGRTFVSRESQPLPISIRDPDPVLSPMVISWLASALTFLVAVLVIIIIIVARVMLCKRQKKPSELERETRTCVDNTYVALAIK; encoded by the exons ATGACAAAGATGCTGAATATTCTACTTGTCTTTACAACGCTAG GCTGTGCTCTTGTTACTTGGGATGTAGATGCAGACGGTGAGTCACTCAGAATGATACACTCTGCAGATGGCGTGTCGTTAATCCGCCTAGTCAGCGGGGACAGTGACTGTTCGGGACGCGTGGAGCTGCTCCAGAGGAACCAGTGGGGGACGGTGTGTGACCACGGCTGGGACCTGAGGGAGGCTGACGTGGTGTGCCAGGAGCTGGGCTGTGGGCTGGCCGAGAACGCTCTCCGTGGAGCTGCGTTTGGCAAGGGCACCGGAAAGATCTGGCTGAGGCACGTCCAGTGCTCGGGCCATGAGGCGAGCCTGACGCGATGTCCCAGGGTCCTCCACAGTGAACCCACCTGCACACATGATAATGACGCTGGGGTGAAATGCTCAG GTACGCTGTTGACGCCCACCCTGTCCCTGCTTTCCCCTCACACTGTCTTCTCTGCCGGGGAGACGGTTCGCTTCGGCTGCACTGTGCTACTGGGCCACCACCTGAATGGCTTCCACCTGTATAAGAGGGGCGTCGCCACCCCGTTGGTGACTCAGAGGGTGGACTCTGCCCAGACCAGGGTGGAGCTGACTCTGTCAGACCTGGAGACGACCCACCAGGGCAGCTATAGCTGTCTGTACAGGATCAAGGGCAGCTCTCCCTCCTCCCCGCTCAGCTCTCCACCCAGCAACTCTATCAACATCACTGTGG TGGAGCTGCACACCCCTCAGCACTGGTACAACACGTCCATCGAGGCTCCCACAGGCTCTGTCATCAAAGGCCACAGCTTCACCATCACCTGCTCCACTGAGCAGCAGTACCCTGGAG GTTCCTTTCAGCTGCGTCTGATCCGTTCCAACGGCACGGTGCGCCAGTCGCTGCCCGCCCTCACTCCCTCCGTCACCTTCACCTTCTCAAACGCACAGCGGTCCAACGAGGGCTACTATTACTGCCTCTACAGGGTCCAGCTGGGCGGGAGAACCTTCGTGTCCCGGGAGAGCCAACCGCTCCCCATCTCCATCAGAG ACCCAGACCCAGTGTTGAGCCCTATGGTGATCAGCTGGCTGGCGTCTGCTCTGACCTTCCTCGTGGCTGtcctcgtcatcatcatcatcatcgttgcCAGAGTCATGCTCTGCAAGAGACAGAAGAAACCCtcggagctagagagagagaccagaaccT GTGTGGACAACACGTATGTTGCCTTAGCAATAAAATGA
- the LOC121537730 gene encoding uncharacterized protein LOC121537730 isoform X1 — protein sequence MTKMLNILLVFTTLGCALVTWDVDADGESLRMIHSADGVSLIRLVSGDSDCSGRVELLQRNQWGTVCDHGWDLREADVVCQELGCGLAENALRGAAFGKGTGKIWLRHVQCSGHEASLTRCPRVLHSEPTCTHDNDAGVKCSGETEDQEDSLVPDQLKLFKQIWGPRASGGTLLTPTLSLLSPHTVFSAGETVRFGCTVLLGHHLNGFHLYKRGVATPLVTQRVDSAQTRVELTLSDLETTHQGSYSCLYRIKGSSPSSPLSSPPSNSINITVVELHTPQHWYNTSIEAPTGSVIKGHSFTITCSTEQQYPGGSFQLRLIRSNGTVRQSLPALTPSVTFTFSNAQRSNEGYYYCLYRVQLGGRTFVSRESQPLPISIRDPDPVLSPMVISWLASALTFLVAVLVIIIIIVARVMLCKRQKKPSELERETRTCVDNTYVALAIK from the exons ATGACAAAGATGCTGAATATTCTACTTGTCTTTACAACGCTAG GCTGTGCTCTTGTTACTTGGGATGTAGATGCAGACGGTGAGTCACTCAGAATGATACACTCTGCAGATGGCGTGTCGTTAATCCGCCTAGTCAGCGGGGACAGTGACTGTTCGGGACGCGTGGAGCTGCTCCAGAGGAACCAGTGGGGGACGGTGTGTGACCACGGCTGGGACCTGAGGGAGGCTGACGTGGTGTGCCAGGAGCTGGGCTGTGGGCTGGCCGAGAACGCTCTCCGTGGAGCTGCGTTTGGCAAGGGCACCGGAAAGATCTGGCTGAGGCACGTCCAGTGCTCGGGCCATGAGGCGAGCCTGACGCGATGTCCCAGGGTCCTCCACAGTGAACCCACCTGCACACATGATAATGACGCTGGGGTGAAATGCTCAGGTGAGACTGAGGACCAGGAGGATAGCCTAGTACCAGATCAGTTGAAACTGTTTAAACAGATCTGGGGCCCCCGTGCTTCAGGAG GTACGCTGTTGACGCCCACCCTGTCCCTGCTTTCCCCTCACACTGTCTTCTCTGCCGGGGAGACGGTTCGCTTCGGCTGCACTGTGCTACTGGGCCACCACCTGAATGGCTTCCACCTGTATAAGAGGGGCGTCGCCACCCCGTTGGTGACTCAGAGGGTGGACTCTGCCCAGACCAGGGTGGAGCTGACTCTGTCAGACCTGGAGACGACCCACCAGGGCAGCTATAGCTGTCTGTACAGGATCAAGGGCAGCTCTCCCTCCTCCCCGCTCAGCTCTCCACCCAGCAACTCTATCAACATCACTGTGG TGGAGCTGCACACCCCTCAGCACTGGTACAACACGTCCATCGAGGCTCCCACAGGCTCTGTCATCAAAGGCCACAGCTTCACCATCACCTGCTCCACTGAGCAGCAGTACCCTGGAG GTTCCTTTCAGCTGCGTCTGATCCGTTCCAACGGCACGGTGCGCCAGTCGCTGCCCGCCCTCACTCCCTCCGTCACCTTCACCTTCTCAAACGCACAGCGGTCCAACGAGGGCTACTATTACTGCCTCTACAGGGTCCAGCTGGGCGGGAGAACCTTCGTGTCCCGGGAGAGCCAACCGCTCCCCATCTCCATCAGAG ACCCAGACCCAGTGTTGAGCCCTATGGTGATCAGCTGGCTGGCGTCTGCTCTGACCTTCCTCGTGGCTGtcctcgtcatcatcatcatcatcgttgcCAGAGTCATGCTCTGCAAGAGACAGAAGAAACCCtcggagctagagagagagaccagaaccT GTGTGGACAACACGTATGTTGCCTTAGCAATAAAATGA
- the LOC121537357 gene encoding clumping factor A-like isoform X2 — MESGEEEDTGIQHIGSPGGWSVHYDKENIKKTVTTEQPFAQEERENPDIRNVERGAYQNSDVRCFEGVTEDGTMEITADISEGSEEEGRPTAEENQEESSDSVLTSSITENHREEGKKVVNLLSQQTFPQEKEEEEERDEDGAPEVVSDCPDPAATHNLQYLMVSTFVEHPLEEKIKDFLGDDHQEAGESFADYPSDFSPSEYDKDGEKVGAHKNGSTLSSPSEGNLKTDENIYPEREVAEQTDSHVQGEEEARAAISLSVEGKQDFADCAMCNTNIDISMGKIIEDNFEADSSSDSSSDSSSDGSSEISSDNEEDEDPEKKNEEHPALPKYQGLPQRDCGSEVSPLPDWEGGEEDRSKQRVADLHLSHTISDVPTFTLHSEAGPSAAAVTRCNMGKGTGNMSSSDSEDDFPGALCTSETELREDKGGTWGKDGPEASKEEYLHEILHELEGKLENHLHTEIRWDTGDSNVDRSGFILDYKYEGSGITVGEEQFADDEEEEEERSWKQERARIEAFYKFYNAEEEKEAMGTEGAFSGRKPRVQFCMDPLPQVIEYTDSSDMDLVDSSSDGDEDLDSTARLEEQREPERLRMSLPETQESQKPQGELQDLGKMSRTHSKRDRCLRVLKFLVKMTLLTAIGLLTFWWTTDQLDLNW; from the exons atggagtcAGGAGAAGAAGAGGACACAGGAATACAGCACATTGGCTCCCCGGGGGGTTGGTCTGTTCACTACGATAAAGAGAATATAAAAAAGACTGTAACTACAGAACAACCTTTTGCCCAAGAGGAGAGGGAAAACCCTGACATCAGAAACGTAGAGCGAGGTGCTTACCAGAACAGTGATGTCAGGTGTTTTGAGGGTGTCACTGAAGATGGCACCATGGAGATCACAGCAGATATAAGTGAAGGGTCTGAAGAAGAGGGGAGACCGACGGCTGAAGAAAACCAAGAGGAATCATCTGATTCAGTCCTGACTAGCTCAATCACCGAAAACCATAGAGAAGAGGGTAAGAAAGTTGTGAACTTACTCTCCCAGCAGACTTTTCCtcaggagaaggaagaggaagaagagcgAGATGAAGATGGAGCTCCAGAGGTTGTTTCTGATTGTCCTGATCCCGCAGCAACGCACAATCTGCAATATCTTATGGTCAGTACCTTTGTGGAACACCCGCTTGAGGAGAAAATTAAGGACTTCCTAGGGGACGACCACCAAGAGGCGGGTGAAAGCTTCGCAGATTACCCCTCTGACTTCTCTCCAAGTGAATACGACAAGGATGGAGAGAAAGTGGGAGCACACAAAAATGGGAGCACACTGTCCAGTCCCTCTGAGGGTAATTTAAAGACAGACGAGAATATCTACCCAGAGAGAGAAGTAGCCGAGCAGACGGATAGCCATGTTcagggagaggaagaggcgagAGCTGCTATCTCTCTGAGCGTGGAAGGTAAACAAGATTTTGCAGATTGTGCGATGTGCAATACCAATATTGACATTAGCATGGGCAAGATTATTGAAGACAATTTTGAAGCTGATAGCTCCAGTGATAGCTCCAGTGATAGCTCCAGTGATGGCTCCAGTGAGATCTCCAGTGATAATGAGGAGGATGAAGACCCAGAGAAGAAGAATGAAGAACACCCAGCCCTGCCAAAATACCAGGGTCTTCCTCAGAGAGACTGCGGATCTGAGGTTTCACCTCTACCTGActgggagggtggagaggaggaccgCTCCAAGCAGAGAGTTGCCGACCTGCATCTttcacacaccatctctgatgtCCCCACTTTTACCCTTCACAGTGAGGCTGGACCCAGTGCAGCAGCTGTAACCAGGTGTAACATGGGTAAGGGTACAGGCAACATGTCATCATCTGACTCTGAGGATGATTTTCCCGGAGCGCTGTGTACGTCGGAGACTGAACTAAGAGAGGACAAAGGGGGGACTTGGGGTAAAGATGGGCCAGAGGCCTCAAAAGAGGAGTATCTTCACGAAATCCTGCATGAGCTAGAAGGAAAGTTGGAGAACCACCTTCACACCGAAATAAGATGGGACACAGGGGATAGTAATGTGGATAGGAGTGGTTTCATTCTAGATTACAAGTATGAGGGGAGCGGAATAACAGTGGGAGAGGAACAATTTGCagatgatgaagaagaagaggaggagaggagttggaaacaagagagagcgagaatcgAGGCATTCTACAAGTTTTATAATgctgaagaggagaaggaggctATGGGAACAGAAGGTGCTTTTTCAGGGAGGAAGCCTAGAGTTCAATTCTGCATGGATCCCCTTCCTCAAGTCATTGAATATACAGACAG CAGTGACATGGATTTGGTCGACAGCTCATCTGACGGAGATGAGGACCTGGATTCTACAGCAAGGCTTgaa GAGCAGCGTGAGCCTGAGAGACTGAGAATGAGTTTACCTGAGACTCAGGAGAGTCAGAAGCCACAAGGAGAACTACAAGATCTCGGCAAAATGTCTCGAACCCACAGCAAGAGAGACCGG TGTCTGAGGGTGCTGAAGTTCCTGGTGAAGATGACCCTGTTGACAGCGATTGGACTTTTGACATTCTGGTGGACAACAGACCAACTGGACTTGAACTGGTGA
- the LOC121537357 gene encoding clumping factor A-like isoform X1: MESGEEEDTGIQHIGSPGGWSVHYDKENIKKTVTTEQPFAQEERENPDIRNVERGAYQNSDVRCFEGVTEDGTMEITADISEGSEEEGRPTAEENQEESSDSVLTSSITENHREEGKKVVNLLSQQTFPQEKEEEEERDEDGAPEVVSDCPDPAATHNLQYLMVSTFVEHPLEEKIKDFLGDDHQEAGESFADYPSDFSPSEYDKDGEKVGAHKNGSTLSSPSEGNLKTDENIYPEREVAEQTDSHVQGEEEARAAISLSVEGKQDFADCAMCNTNIDISMGKIIEDNFEADSSSDSSSDSSSDGSSEISSDNEEDEDPEKKNEEHPALPKYQGLPQRDCGSEVSPLPDWEGGEEDRSKQRVADLHLSHTISDVPTFTLHSEAGPSAAAVTRCNMGKGTGNMSSSDSEDDFPGALCTSETELREDKGGTWGKDGPEASKEEYLHEILHELEGKLENHLHTEIRWDTGDSNVDRSGFILDYKYEGSGITVGEEQFADDEEEEEERSWKQERARIEAFYKFYNAEEEKEAMGTEGAFSGRKPRVQFCMDPLPQVIEYTDSSSDMDLVDSSSDGDEDLDSTARLEEQREPERLRMSLPETQESQKPQGELQDLGKMSRTHSKRDRCLRVLKFLVKMTLLTAIGLLTFWWTTDQLDLNW; encoded by the exons atggagtcAGGAGAAGAAGAGGACACAGGAATACAGCACATTGGCTCCCCGGGGGGTTGGTCTGTTCACTACGATAAAGAGAATATAAAAAAGACTGTAACTACAGAACAACCTTTTGCCCAAGAGGAGAGGGAAAACCCTGACATCAGAAACGTAGAGCGAGGTGCTTACCAGAACAGTGATGTCAGGTGTTTTGAGGGTGTCACTGAAGATGGCACCATGGAGATCACAGCAGATATAAGTGAAGGGTCTGAAGAAGAGGGGAGACCGACGGCTGAAGAAAACCAAGAGGAATCATCTGATTCAGTCCTGACTAGCTCAATCACCGAAAACCATAGAGAAGAGGGTAAGAAAGTTGTGAACTTACTCTCCCAGCAGACTTTTCCtcaggagaaggaagaggaagaagagcgAGATGAAGATGGAGCTCCAGAGGTTGTTTCTGATTGTCCTGATCCCGCAGCAACGCACAATCTGCAATATCTTATGGTCAGTACCTTTGTGGAACACCCGCTTGAGGAGAAAATTAAGGACTTCCTAGGGGACGACCACCAAGAGGCGGGTGAAAGCTTCGCAGATTACCCCTCTGACTTCTCTCCAAGTGAATACGACAAGGATGGAGAGAAAGTGGGAGCACACAAAAATGGGAGCACACTGTCCAGTCCCTCTGAGGGTAATTTAAAGACAGACGAGAATATCTACCCAGAGAGAGAAGTAGCCGAGCAGACGGATAGCCATGTTcagggagaggaagaggcgagAGCTGCTATCTCTCTGAGCGTGGAAGGTAAACAAGATTTTGCAGATTGTGCGATGTGCAATACCAATATTGACATTAGCATGGGCAAGATTATTGAAGACAATTTTGAAGCTGATAGCTCCAGTGATAGCTCCAGTGATAGCTCCAGTGATGGCTCCAGTGAGATCTCCAGTGATAATGAGGAGGATGAAGACCCAGAGAAGAAGAATGAAGAACACCCAGCCCTGCCAAAATACCAGGGTCTTCCTCAGAGAGACTGCGGATCTGAGGTTTCACCTCTACCTGActgggagggtggagaggaggaccgCTCCAAGCAGAGAGTTGCCGACCTGCATCTttcacacaccatctctgatgtCCCCACTTTTACCCTTCACAGTGAGGCTGGACCCAGTGCAGCAGCTGTAACCAGGTGTAACATGGGTAAGGGTACAGGCAACATGTCATCATCTGACTCTGAGGATGATTTTCCCGGAGCGCTGTGTACGTCGGAGACTGAACTAAGAGAGGACAAAGGGGGGACTTGGGGTAAAGATGGGCCAGAGGCCTCAAAAGAGGAGTATCTTCACGAAATCCTGCATGAGCTAGAAGGAAAGTTGGAGAACCACCTTCACACCGAAATAAGATGGGACACAGGGGATAGTAATGTGGATAGGAGTGGTTTCATTCTAGATTACAAGTATGAGGGGAGCGGAATAACAGTGGGAGAGGAACAATTTGCagatgatgaagaagaagaggaggagaggagttggaaacaagagagagcgagaatcgAGGCATTCTACAAGTTTTATAATgctgaagaggagaaggaggctATGGGAACAGAAGGTGCTTTTTCAGGGAGGAAGCCTAGAGTTCAATTCTGCATGGATCCCCTTCCTCAAGTCATTGAATATACAGACAG CAGCAGTGACATGGATTTGGTCGACAGCTCATCTGACGGAGATGAGGACCTGGATTCTACAGCAAGGCTTgaa GAGCAGCGTGAGCCTGAGAGACTGAGAATGAGTTTACCTGAGACTCAGGAGAGTCAGAAGCCACAAGGAGAACTACAAGATCTCGGCAAAATGTCTCGAACCCACAGCAAGAGAGACCGG TGTCTGAGGGTGCTGAAGTTCCTGGTGAAGATGACCCTGTTGACAGCGATTGGACTTTTGACATTCTGGTGGACAACAGACCAACTGGACTTGAACTGGTGA
- the dnase1l1l gene encoding deoxyribonuclease I-like 1-like isoform X1, which translates to MKSPLLVTCFVGLCMWHIALSLKICAFNVQSFGEAKAKNKKVMGILIKILARCDLCLIQEVRDAKGEAIPTLVKDLNSFDKSHAYSYIESMRLGKNTYKEQYVYIYKKDVLQVREHCQYPELERGEGTNNDTEVFSREPFIVRFHSPTTLVKDFVLVGQHTCPKTAMKEIDELYTVFNGICKKWKTENVVILGDLNAACSYITVRGFRAVRLRSDPKFRWLIRDEQDTTVRQKTHCAYDRIVIHGREMISGIVPDSAKPFNFKEEFHLTEDEALEVSDHFPVEVDLKPNHRYLLRHEL; encoded by the exons ATGAAGTCGCCACTTCTTGTGACATGTTTTGTGGGACTGTGTATGTGGCACATCGCACTGTCACTGAAAATCTGCGCCTTCAACGTTCAGAGCTTTGGCGAGGCGAAAGCTAAAAACAAAAAGGTTATGGGAATTCTGATCAAG aTTCTTGCTCGCTGTGACCTGTGTTTGATCCAGGAGGTTCGAGATGCTAAAGGTGAAGCCATACCTACACTGGTGAAGGATCTTAACAG CTTTGACAAATCACATGCATACTCCTACATAGAGAGTATGAGACTGGGGAAGAACACGTACAAAGAGCAATATGTCTACATTTACAA GAAAGATGTGCTGCAGGTCCGAGAGCATTGCCAGTATcctgagctagagagaggagaggggacgaACAACGACACCGAGGTTTTCTCCAGAGAGCCTTTCATTGTCCGGTTTCACTCGCCCACTACCT TGGTGAAGGATTTTGTCCTGGTGGGCCAACACACCTGTCCCAAAACGGCAATGAAAGAGATCGATGAACTCTACACTGTTTTCAATGGGATCTGCAAGAAGTGGAAGACTGAG AATGTGGTGATCTTAGGGGACCTGAATGCAGCCTGCAGCTACATCACCGTCAGGGGCTTCAGAGCGGTGCGTTTGAGGAGCGACCCCAAGTTCCGCTGGCTGATTAGAGATGAACAGGATACAACTGTCCGGCAGAAGACACACTGTGCATACGACAG GATAGTTATCCACGGCAGAGAGATGATCTCTGGGATAGTTCCAGACTCAGCTAAACCGTTCAACTTTAAAGAGGAGTTCCACCTTACCGAAGACGAG gcGTTGGAAGTCAGTGACCACTTCCCAGTAGAAGTTGACCTGAAGCCCAACCATCGGTACCTCCTGCGCCATGAACTTTAG
- the dnase1l1l gene encoding deoxyribonuclease I-like 1-like isoform X3, giving the protein MLKERNEILARCDLCLIQEVRDAKGEAIPTLVKDLNSFDKSHAYSYIESMRLGKNTYKEQYVYIYKKDVLQVREHCQYPELERGEGTNNDTEVFSREPFIVRFHSPTTLVKDFVLVGQHTCPKTAMKEIDELYTVFNGICKKWKTENVVILGDLNAACSYITVRGFRAVRLRSDPKFRWLIRDEQDTTVRQKTHCAYDRIVIHGREMISGIVPDSAKPFNFKEEFHLTEDEALEVSDHFPVEVDLKPNHRYLLRHEL; this is encoded by the exons ATGCTGaaagaaaggaacgag aTTCTTGCTCGCTGTGACCTGTGTTTGATCCAGGAGGTTCGAGATGCTAAAGGTGAAGCCATACCTACACTGGTGAAGGATCTTAACAG CTTTGACAAATCACATGCATACTCCTACATAGAGAGTATGAGACTGGGGAAGAACACGTACAAAGAGCAATATGTCTACATTTACAA GAAAGATGTGCTGCAGGTCCGAGAGCATTGCCAGTATcctgagctagagagaggagaggggacgaACAACGACACCGAGGTTTTCTCCAGAGAGCCTTTCATTGTCCGGTTTCACTCGCCCACTACCT TGGTGAAGGATTTTGTCCTGGTGGGCCAACACACCTGTCCCAAAACGGCAATGAAAGAGATCGATGAACTCTACACTGTTTTCAATGGGATCTGCAAGAAGTGGAAGACTGAG AATGTGGTGATCTTAGGGGACCTGAATGCAGCCTGCAGCTACATCACCGTCAGGGGCTTCAGAGCGGTGCGTTTGAGGAGCGACCCCAAGTTCCGCTGGCTGATTAGAGATGAACAGGATACAACTGTCCGGCAGAAGACACACTGTGCATACGACAG GATAGTTATCCACGGCAGAGAGATGATCTCTGGGATAGTTCCAGACTCAGCTAAACCGTTCAACTTTAAAGAGGAGTTCCACCTTACCGAAGACGAG gcGTTGGAAGTCAGTGACCACTTCCCAGTAGAAGTTGACCTGAAGCCCAACCATCGGTACCTCCTGCGCCATGAACTTTAG
- the dnase1l1l gene encoding deoxyribonuclease I-like 1-like isoform X2 has product MKSPLLVTCFVGLCMWHIALSLKICAFNVQSFGEAKAKNKKVMGILIKILARCDLCLIQEVRDAKGEAIPTLVKDLNSFDKSHAYSYIESMRLGKNTYKEQYVYIYKKDVLQVREHCQYPELERGEGTNNDTEVFSREPFIVRFHSPTTLVKDFVLVGQHTCPKTAMKEIDELYTVFNGICKKWKTENVVILGDLNAACSYITVRGFRAVRLRSDPKFRWLIRDEQDTTVRQKTHCAYDRSVTCRRLDSYPRQRDDLWDSSRLS; this is encoded by the exons ATGAAGTCGCCACTTCTTGTGACATGTTTTGTGGGACTGTGTATGTGGCACATCGCACTGTCACTGAAAATCTGCGCCTTCAACGTTCAGAGCTTTGGCGAGGCGAAAGCTAAAAACAAAAAGGTTATGGGAATTCTGATCAAG aTTCTTGCTCGCTGTGACCTGTGTTTGATCCAGGAGGTTCGAGATGCTAAAGGTGAAGCCATACCTACACTGGTGAAGGATCTTAACAG CTTTGACAAATCACATGCATACTCCTACATAGAGAGTATGAGACTGGGGAAGAACACGTACAAAGAGCAATATGTCTACATTTACAA GAAAGATGTGCTGCAGGTCCGAGAGCATTGCCAGTATcctgagctagagagaggagaggggacgaACAACGACACCGAGGTTTTCTCCAGAGAGCCTTTCATTGTCCGGTTTCACTCGCCCACTACCT TGGTGAAGGATTTTGTCCTGGTGGGCCAACACACCTGTCCCAAAACGGCAATGAAAGAGATCGATGAACTCTACACTGTTTTCAATGGGATCTGCAAGAAGTGGAAGACTGAG AATGTGGTGATCTTAGGGGACCTGAATGCAGCCTGCAGCTACATCACCGTCAGGGGCTTCAGAGCGGTGCGTTTGAGGAGCGACCCCAAGTTCCGCTGGCTGATTAGAGATGAACAGGATACAACTGTCCGGCAGAAGACACACTGTGCATACGACAGGTCAGTGACCTGTCGTAGACTT GATAGTTATCCACGGCAGAGAGATGATCTCTGGGATAGTTCCAGACTCAGCTAA